In Sphingobacterium sp. PCS056, the following proteins share a genomic window:
- a CDS encoding deoxyguanosinetriphosphate triphosphohydrolase, translating to MSVNTSMNWKQLLSAKRWGYEHRVSDSHLIARSEFQRDYDRLIFSSPFRRLQNKTQVFPLPGAVFVHNRLTHSLEVASVGRSLGRLFYTKMKDADPEIDEHYPYLQEVGNMVSAACLSHDLGNPAFGHSGEAAISTYFTEGDGRKYQEQVTKEEWADLTHFEGNANALRILTHPFNGKDDKGFALTYTSLASIVKYPCAAIDGHIKKNHHRKKYGYFASERETFETIAAELGLLEDPTNTKGYLRHPLVYLVEAADDICYNIIDLEDAHHLKILSYPEVEDLLLPLCGGEDLRARLDSLYDTASRVALLRAKAINTLTRACVEVFYNEQDQLLKGTFPSALMDALDAEVVAHLKKINKISVAKIYNAPTVVQIEVAGYKVMNALLSEFVPAYLKKNKNSYDEKLVALIPHQFYTDQEDSYSKIRSVLDFVSGMTDVYAIDLYRKITGIIIPSID from the coding sequence ATGTCTGTAAATACAAGTATGAATTGGAAACAATTACTATCCGCAAAACGTTGGGGTTATGAGCATCGTGTTAGCGATAGTCATTTAATAGCACGGTCAGAATTTCAACGTGATTACGATAGATTGATTTTTTCTTCACCATTTAGAAGATTGCAGAATAAAACACAAGTTTTTCCTTTACCAGGCGCTGTATTTGTACACAATAGATTGACCCATAGTTTAGAAGTAGCCAGTGTCGGTCGATCTCTGGGGCGTCTGTTCTATACCAAGATGAAAGATGCAGATCCTGAAATCGATGAACACTATCCCTACCTTCAAGAAGTCGGAAATATGGTCTCTGCAGCATGTCTCTCACATGATTTGGGCAACCCCGCATTTGGACACTCGGGAGAAGCGGCTATTTCAACTTATTTTACAGAGGGGGACGGTCGCAAGTACCAAGAGCAAGTAACCAAAGAAGAGTGGGCAGATTTGACACACTTCGAAGGTAATGCCAATGCATTGCGGATATTGACCCATCCTTTTAATGGCAAAGATGATAAAGGATTCGCTTTAACATATACCTCATTAGCATCTATTGTGAAATATCCATGCGCCGCGATTGATGGACACATTAAAAAAAATCATCATCGTAAAAAATATGGCTACTTTGCATCCGAGCGGGAAACATTTGAAACAATAGCAGCTGAGTTAGGACTATTGGAAGATCCTACCAATACCAAAGGCTACTTACGCCATCCTTTAGTCTATTTGGTAGAGGCTGCAGATGATATTTGCTATAATATCATTGATCTGGAAGATGCACATCATTTGAAAATATTATCATATCCCGAGGTCGAAGATTTATTACTCCCCCTTTGTGGAGGAGAAGATCTACGAGCTCGTTTGGATTCGCTTTACGACACCGCTAGCCGAGTAGCGCTTTTGAGAGCAAAAGCAATCAATACTTTAACCAGAGCATGTGTTGAAGTATTTTATAATGAGCAAGATCAATTATTAAAAGGAACTTTTCCTAGTGCCTTGATGGATGCGTTAGATGCAGAAGTTGTAGCACATCTTAAAAAGATTAATAAAATATCAGTAGCGAAGATTTACAATGCGCCTACAGTGGTACAGATTGAGGTCGCAGGTTATAAAGTCATGAATGCTTTGTTGTCTGAATTTGTTCCAGCTTATCTCAAAAAAAATAAAAACAGTTATGATGAAAAATTAGTTGCACTAATCCCTCATCAATTTTATACAGACCAAGAGGATTCTTATTCTAAAATTAGATCCGTTTTGGATTTTGTGTCAGGAATGACAGATGTCTATGCGATAGATTTATATCGTAAGATAACAGGAATCATTATTCCTTCCATAGACTAA
- a CDS encoding aldose epimerase family protein, translating into MSHYHLPSIHNFTSTLNEKNTHLIILKNTRGMQVALSDYGARIVSILVPDNTGKLRDVALGFSNIGLYYRADEQFHGVTAGRFANRIAHGKFELNGQVYHLPINNGINCLHGGPNGFHTKIWDRRVGYESEAEFYLVSKDGEEGFPGNLNVSVTYTLTNDNEIIIKYRADSDQDTVINLTNHTYFNLNGEGSGDILSHQLKIDADAYLAVDENQIPIATIPVEGTPFDFKEFKSIAQDIIADDEQLIGAKGYDHCFINNNPISMACATAYSPKSGIRLDVFTTEPGVQLYTGNWMTGNDIGKSGTAYLPYAGFCLETQHFPDSPNQPEFPSTLLKAGSEFTSETHFKFSIEK; encoded by the coding sequence ATGAGTCATTATCATTTGCCTTCAATCCATAATTTCACCAGTACTTTAAACGAAAAAAACACCCATCTCATTATTTTGAAAAATACAAGGGGCATGCAAGTTGCTTTGAGCGATTATGGTGCTCGAATTGTCAGTATTCTTGTTCCTGATAACACAGGCAAACTTAGAGATGTTGCTTTGGGATTTAGCAATATAGGACTTTATTATCGGGCTGACGAGCAATTTCACGGCGTGACAGCTGGTCGATTTGCGAATCGGATCGCTCATGGAAAGTTTGAATTAAATGGACAGGTTTATCATCTTCCTATAAATAATGGAATCAACTGTTTACATGGTGGTCCGAATGGATTTCACACCAAAATATGGGACCGTCGTGTGGGTTATGAATCTGAGGCCGAATTTTACCTGGTCTCGAAAGACGGTGAAGAGGGATTTCCTGGCAACCTGAACGTATCTGTCACGTATACCTTAACAAATGATAATGAAATCATCATAAAATACCGAGCGGATAGTGATCAGGATACGGTAATCAACCTCACGAATCATACTTATTTTAATTTAAATGGTGAAGGTTCGGGTGACATATTGAGTCATCAGTTAAAAATAGATGCTGATGCTTACCTTGCTGTCGATGAAAATCAAATTCCGATTGCGACTATTCCTGTAGAGGGAACACCATTCGATTTTAAAGAATTTAAATCAATAGCTCAGGATATCATTGCCGATGATGAACAACTGATTGGAGCGAAGGGTTATGACCATTGTTTTATCAACAATAACCCCATCTCTATGGCTTGTGCAACTGCCTATTCACCGAAATCGGGTATTCGTTTAGATGTTTTTACGACAGAACCGGGTGTACAGTTGTATACTGGAAATTGGATGACTGGAAATGATATTGGAAAATCGGGAACAGCTTATCTTCCTTATGCTGGTTTTTGTTTGGAAACACAGCATTTTCCGGATAGTCCAAATCAGCCTGAGTTCCCATCCACCTTGCTAAAAGCGGGATCAGAATTTACATCGGAGACACATTTCAAATTTTCTATCGAAAAATAG
- the argH gene encoding argininosuccinate lyase encodes MKIWQKNIDVDSFVESFTVGNDRVMDLQLAAADVLGSLAHTRMLNSIALMTDEDLAVVQKELKNIYQEISAGKFEIEDSVEDVHSQVEMLLTQRIGEAGKKIHSGRSRNDQVLVDLKLYFRTEIQNMVGNTEVFFQQLISLSEQYKDVLIPGYTHLQIAMPSSFGLWFGAYAESLVDDLELMKAAWKVCNKNPLGSAAGYGSSFPLNRTMTTNLLGFDDLNYNVVYAQMGRGKTERILAQAMSSIAATLAKFAMDVTLYINQNFGFISFPAHLTTGSSIMPHKKNPDVFELIRSRCNKIQALPNEIALMTTNLPSGYHRDLQLLKENLFPAFKSLNDCLEIATFMLEHISVKKDVLDDPKYDYLFSVEVVNNEVLKGVPFREAYKNIGIAIDAGEFQPSKEVNHTHEGSIGNLGNDQIQRMFEEVKSAFGFEKVENALSQLVKS; translated from the coding sequence ATGAAAATCTGGCAAAAAAATATAGATGTTGATTCATTTGTCGAATCTTTTACTGTAGGTAATGATCGCGTGATGGATTTACAATTAGCAGCCGCAGACGTTTTAGGTTCTTTGGCCCATACTCGTATGTTAAATAGTATCGCACTGATGACCGATGAAGATCTTGCTGTTGTACAAAAAGAATTGAAAAACATCTATCAAGAAATAAGTGCTGGAAAATTTGAGATCGAAGATTCTGTAGAAGATGTCCATTCTCAAGTAGAAATGCTGTTGACCCAACGCATTGGAGAAGCAGGAAAGAAAATTCATTCAGGACGTTCTAGAAATGATCAAGTACTGGTCGATTTAAAATTGTATTTCAGAACCGAAATTCAAAATATGGTTGGCAACACAGAGGTGTTTTTTCAACAATTGATCTCCCTAAGCGAGCAATATAAAGATGTTCTTATTCCCGGATATACCCATTTGCAGATTGCGATGCCTTCCTCATTTGGATTATGGTTTGGAGCATATGCCGAAAGCTTAGTAGATGATTTAGAATTGATGAAGGCAGCATGGAAGGTGTGCAATAAAAATCCATTAGGTTCCGCAGCAGGCTATGGTTCTTCTTTTCCACTAAATCGGACCATGACTACCAACCTTTTAGGATTTGATGACTTAAATTACAATGTCGTTTATGCACAAATGGGGAGAGGGAAGACCGAACGTATTTTAGCACAAGCGATGAGTTCTATCGCGGCAACATTGGCAAAGTTTGCGATGGATGTAACGCTATATATCAATCAAAATTTTGGTTTTATCTCATTTCCTGCACATTTGACAACAGGATCAAGTATTATGCCTCATAAAAAGAATCCTGATGTTTTCGAATTGATCCGTTCTCGTTGTAATAAAATTCAGGCATTGCCCAATGAAATTGCATTGATGACAACAAATCTTCCATCAGGGTATCATCGTGATTTGCAACTGCTCAAAGAGAATCTTTTTCCAGCATTCAAGTCATTAAACGATTGCTTAGAAATAGCAACTTTTATGCTCGAGCATATATCAGTAAAAAAAGATGTTTTAGACGACCCTAAATACGATTATTTATTCTCCGTAGAAGTTGTCAATAATGAAGTGCTAAAAGGTGTCCCTTTCCGTGAAGCCTATAAAAATATTGGAATTGCTATTGACGCTGGCGAATTTCAACCATCCAAAGAAGTAAACCATACCCACGAAGGAAGTATCGGCAACTTGGGTAATGACCAGATCCAGCGCATGTTTGAAGAAGTAAAATCTGCATTTGGATTTGAAAAAGTAGAAAATGCTTTAAGCCAGTTGGTGAAATCGTAG
- the rbfA gene encoding 30S ribosome-binding factor RbfA codes for MGTESKRQQRFAGVLQQDLAELLQREGNSWAPGAFITVTRVRVTPDLAIARVYLSFFNTKTAPEDLKAIRTKTTEIRYKLGSKIKNQVRIVPQLDFFLDDTNEYVEHMDKIFDEISKETRQPD; via the coding sequence ATGGGAACAGAAAGTAAAAGACAACAACGTTTTGCTGGAGTATTGCAACAGGACTTGGCCGAATTACTCCAACGTGAAGGCAACAGTTGGGCTCCTGGTGCATTTATAACGGTAACACGTGTACGCGTAACACCAGACTTAGCTATAGCGCGAGTATATTTAAGTTTTTTCAATACCAAAACGGCTCCTGAAGATTTAAAAGCCATTCGCACTAAAACAACAGAGATTCGATACAAATTGGGTTCTAAAATTAAAAATCAGGTTCGTATCGTACCACAATTAGATTTCTTCTTGGATGACACCAATGAGTATGTAGAGCATATGGACAAAATATTTGATGAAATCAGCAAAGAAACAAGACAACCAGATTAA
- the aat gene encoding leucyl/phenylalanyl-tRNA--protein transferase, with protein MVFNLDFDSSRVSFPHPELADDDGLLAIGGDLSVDRLILAYENGIFPWFSDDSPIMWYAPHERFVIFPENLKISKSMRKTLRSNKFKITVDQAFKEVIENCAKINRKDQDGTWITADMIHAYSELNKVNYAHSIEVWYNNELVGGLYGIYINQVFCGESMFSTVSDASKAALIYLITHFKLKFVDCQFHTPHLASMGGTSISQHEYLSILTEQHASKL; from the coding sequence ATGGTTTTCAATTTAGATTTTGACAGTAGCCGTGTTAGCTTTCCTCATCCAGAACTAGCTGATGATGATGGATTGCTTGCGATTGGGGGAGACTTAAGTGTGGATCGCTTAATCTTGGCTTATGAAAATGGCATATTCCCTTGGTTTAGTGATGATAGTCCAATTATGTGGTATGCGCCACATGAACGATTTGTCATCTTCCCTGAAAACCTAAAGATCAGTAAGAGTATGCGTAAAACCTTGAGAAGTAATAAATTTAAGATTACTGTTGACCAAGCTTTTAAAGAGGTCATCGAGAATTGCGCTAAAATAAACCGCAAAGATCAAGATGGAACCTGGATCACAGCAGATATGATTCATGCCTATAGTGAACTGAATAAAGTCAATTATGCCCACTCTATAGAAGTCTGGTACAACAATGAATTAGTAGGTGGACTTTATGGCATCTATATCAATCAAGTTTTCTGTGGCGAAAGTATGTTTTCGACGGTATCTGATGCTTCAAAAGCAGCTCTTATTTATTTAATCACTCATTTTAAATTGAAATTTGTAGATTGTCAATTCCATACGCCGCATTTAGCTTCTATGGGAGGGACAAGCATTTCTCAACACGAATATTTGTCTATTTTAACCGAACAGCATGCAAGTAAATTATAA
- a CDS encoding aminotransferase class V-fold PLP-dependent enzyme, whose translation MQVNYKSYFDIPDDVCYLTTPGSGLLPTASKNWRKERDADFFDTTTDLREKQGEFNQAVKKSIGDFFTIAPDHVYNTSNFSTGFNALLGRLPQQAKVLLLEGDYPSVNFSVILRGFEYVTAQIDEQLEDNIIAAIKKHQPSIFIFSIVQYISGIKINLEFIKQLKSQFPELLIIGDGTQYFGTEVFDFSQSGFDIVGASGYKWLLGGYGNGFILASDYAKHMLFPELSTENIQIDSMWVGKNIDQLYFEPGHIDTLAQGTLQKGLQFLTELGLENTTAYTHRLVQLAKDELSKRGILSQTVINRAETSTIFNLQIDQGHFNMLMEHQIKCFPRGNGIRIGFHLYNDESDLEKLLKIIDTKILK comes from the coding sequence ATGCAAGTAAATTATAAATCTTATTTTGATATTCCTGATGATGTGTGCTATTTAACAACACCAGGATCAGGTCTATTACCTACGGCATCCAAAAATTGGCGGAAAGAGCGAGATGCTGACTTTTTCGATACAACGACCGATTTACGTGAAAAACAGGGTGAATTTAATCAAGCTGTAAAAAAGAGCATTGGCGATTTTTTCACCATTGCGCCTGACCATGTTTATAACACGTCTAACTTCTCTACAGGTTTTAATGCTTTACTGGGAAGACTCCCGCAACAGGCAAAAGTGCTGCTACTGGAAGGTGATTATCCTTCGGTCAATTTCTCCGTCATCTTGAGAGGTTTTGAATATGTTACTGCTCAAATTGACGAACAATTGGAGGATAATATCATTGCAGCAATAAAAAAACATCAACCTAGCATATTTATCTTCAGCATCGTACAATATATTTCAGGTATTAAAATCAATCTTGAATTTATTAAACAGTTGAAAAGCCAATTTCCTGAATTGCTTATTATTGGTGATGGCACGCAATATTTTGGCACTGAAGTGTTTGACTTTTCCCAATCTGGATTTGATATAGTGGGGGCTAGTGGCTATAAATGGCTACTAGGGGGATATGGAAATGGTTTTATTCTTGCTAGTGACTACGCAAAACATATGCTTTTTCCGGAGCTATCAACAGAGAACATTCAAATCGACAGCATGTGGGTGGGTAAAAATATCGATCAGCTGTATTTTGAGCCTGGACATATCGATACACTTGCACAGGGAACCTTACAGAAGGGATTGCAATTTCTTACTGAACTAGGCCTGGAAAATACAACTGCTTATACGCATCGATTGGTACAGCTGGCGAAGGACGAATTGAGCAAAAGAGGGATACTGAGCCAAACTGTCATAAACAGAGCTGAGACGAGCACCATCTTTAATTTACAGATCGATCAGGGACATTTTAATATGTTAATGGAACATCAAATCAAATGTTTCCCACGAGGCAATGGCATTAGAATCGGTTTTCATCTCTACAATGATGAGTCTGATTTAGAAAAATTATTAAAAATTATTGACACTAAAATTTTAAAATAA
- the hemA gene encoding glutamyl-tRNA reductase: protein MKNLKVLAFTHKHVELKDLGNLVICNEELESRLMNLKHNLDIPEVFYIGTCNRVEFVFYGAHDLTNEFIAQFMEKLNFCVPQERLQCYLGQVNKYEGMDALNHLLRMSCSLESLVVGEKEILAQVRRAYERCKEAGFTGDFLRLLMDRLVKTAKEVYTHTKISRNPISVVSLAYRKLKEIKSVENPRILIIGSGETNQNLAKYFQKKQSSNFVIFNRTVENAEKLATELNAQAYPLSELINYKGGFDILITCTGATTAIIDNTLYQSLLNGEVDKKIIIDLAIPNDIDAEVLAKNAVHYIEVSSLQAIANKNIEDRYSELSNAEKIIADNIQEFLPIIKQRRVEVAMRQVPQKIKEIKSVALNEVFASEVQALDPEARDVLEKIINYMEKKYIKVPMVMAKEILVKVNENGVN, encoded by the coding sequence TTGAAGAATCTTAAGGTATTAGCATTCACACACAAACACGTAGAACTTAAAGACTTAGGTAATCTAGTTATTTGTAATGAGGAATTAGAGAGTAGACTAATGAATCTAAAACATAACTTAGATATTCCTGAGGTTTTTTATATTGGTACTTGTAATCGTGTTGAATTTGTGTTTTATGGTGCTCATGACCTGACAAATGAATTCATTGCACAGTTTATGGAAAAACTCAATTTCTGTGTACCCCAAGAGAGATTGCAATGCTATTTAGGTCAAGTTAACAAATATGAGGGCATGGATGCTTTAAACCATCTTCTTCGTATGTCTTGTTCACTAGAAAGCCTAGTCGTTGGTGAAAAAGAAATTCTAGCGCAAGTACGTCGCGCTTATGAACGTTGTAAAGAAGCTGGTTTTACAGGTGATTTTCTTCGTTTATTGATGGATCGCCTCGTGAAAACTGCGAAAGAAGTTTATACGCATACAAAAATTTCAAGAAACCCTATTTCTGTTGTTTCTTTGGCGTACCGCAAATTAAAGGAAATAAAATCTGTTGAAAATCCAAGGATCTTGATTATTGGTTCTGGCGAAACAAATCAAAATTTAGCGAAGTATTTTCAAAAGAAACAGTCCAGCAATTTTGTAATTTTCAATCGCACGGTTGAAAATGCTGAAAAATTAGCTACTGAATTAAATGCGCAAGCTTACCCATTATCAGAACTGATCAACTATAAAGGTGGATTTGATATCTTGATTACTTGTACTGGCGCTACAACAGCCATTATTGACAATACCTTGTATCAATCCTTATTAAATGGAGAAGTCGATAAGAAGATCATTATAGATCTCGCTATTCCAAATGATATCGATGCTGAAGTTTTGGCTAAAAATGCTGTTCATTATATTGAAGTAAGTTCACTGCAAGCTATTGCAAATAAAAATATTGAGGATCGTTATAGTGAATTGTCCAATGCTGAAAAAATCATAGCGGATAATATTCAAGAATTTTTACCGATCATCAAACAAAGACGTGTTGAAGTCGCCATGCGTCAAGTTCCACAAAAAATTAAAGAAATCAAATCTGTTGCATTAAATGAAGTTTTTGCTTCTGAGGTTCAGGCCTTAGATCCAGAGGCACGTGATGTACTTGAAAAGATTATTAATTACATGGAAAAAAAATACATCAAGGTTCCCATGGTCATGGCTAAAGAGATATTAGTCAAGGTCAATGAGAATGGTGTAAATTAA
- the hemC gene encoding hydroxymethylbilane synthase produces the protein MNRKLIIGTRGSALALWQANFIKDRLAEIGIESELKIIKTQGDIIQHLRLDKLEGKGFFTKELEEELLQGTIDLAVHSHKDLPTVNPPGLIIAAVSDRENPAELLIIHKDCVDIKKRLSLKHNATVGTSSNRRKAQLSAIRPDLEFADLRGNLQTRMQKLRDEQYDAIMLAKAGISRIDMDISDFHIEEIPPVELVPAPAQGVLAVQIRELDVELFQALQPINNEEVQRTIAVERKVLNLFDAGCHAPLGAYCRKVGDTYEAWTSIADTSDDFPDRFYVKGNDPALLPEIIFSKYAKDRKLPSSVFISRDLDENSYLSRFFAKHNIQADARSLIKIFPIINKLDPYILKHVDWIFFGSKNGIEHFFSLEPRLSKKTKIAVVGRGSEETLRKFDRVADFSGEQFGINMEEIGANFAAVANGGTVLIPRAKGSLETIQKALSPETKVINMPVYETVLEDNVNATSAEVLIFTSPSNAEAYFVDNLIEPEQQVICIGRSTAAIFDEMGLSYTLPYSPDEIGLAEAIFGLDYSS, from the coding sequence GTGAATAGAAAACTTATCATTGGTACTCGTGGAAGTGCACTTGCGTTATGGCAAGCAAACTTCATCAAAGATCGTCTCGCTGAAATTGGCATAGAATCTGAATTAAAAATCATCAAAACTCAAGGTGATATCATTCAACATCTTCGTTTAGATAAACTGGAAGGTAAAGGTTTTTTTACTAAAGAATTAGAAGAGGAATTACTTCAGGGAACTATTGATTTAGCTGTTCACTCTCATAAAGATTTACCTACAGTCAATCCTCCAGGATTGATTATTGCAGCCGTTTCTGATCGCGAAAATCCTGCTGAATTATTAATCATTCATAAAGATTGTGTTGACATTAAGAAACGTCTCTCATTAAAACATAATGCTACGGTTGGCACTTCTTCTAACAGACGTAAAGCACAACTTTCTGCTATAAGACCTGACCTTGAATTTGCTGATCTACGTGGAAACTTACAGACGCGGATGCAGAAATTGAGAGATGAGCAATATGATGCTATCATGTTAGCAAAAGCTGGTATTTCTCGTATTGATATGGATATTTCAGATTTTCATATTGAAGAGATACCTCCTGTAGAATTGGTCCCTGCTCCTGCTCAAGGTGTATTGGCTGTTCAAATTCGTGAACTAGATGTGGAATTATTTCAGGCATTGCAACCTATCAATAATGAAGAAGTTCAAAGAACAATTGCGGTTGAACGTAAAGTTTTAAATCTCTTTGATGCAGGTTGTCACGCTCCATTGGGGGCTTATTGTCGTAAGGTTGGTGATACATACGAAGCTTGGACTTCCATCGCTGATACGAGTGATGATTTTCCTGATCGTTTTTACGTGAAAGGAAATGACCCTGCACTATTGCCTGAAATTATATTTTCTAAGTACGCTAAAGACAGAAAGCTTCCAAGTTCGGTTTTCATTAGTCGCGATTTGGATGAAAACTCTTATCTATCTCGTTTCTTTGCTAAACATAATATTCAGGCAGATGCACGTTCTTTAATTAAAATATTCCCCATTATCAATAAATTGGATCCATATATCCTAAAGCATGTAGATTGGATCTTTTTCGGAAGTAAAAATGGTATCGAGCATTTTTTTAGCTTAGAACCTCGCTTAAGTAAAAAGACAAAAATTGCTGTTGTTGGTCGTGGTTCGGAAGAAACATTGCGCAAATTTGATCGTGTAGCTGATTTTTCGGGTGAACAGTTCGGGATTAATATGGAGGAAATCGGTGCTAATTTTGCTGCAGTGGCAAATGGTGGTACCGTTTTAATTCCTCGTGCTAAAGGATCTTTAGAAACAATTCAGAAAGCGCTTAGTCCAGAAACTAAGGTGATCAATATGCCTGTGTATGAAACTGTACTTGAGGACAATGTCAATGCTACAAGCGCTGAGGTCTTAATATTTACAAGTCCGAGCAATGCTGAGGCCTATTTTGTCGACAATTTAATTGAACCTGAACAACAAGTCATTTGTATCGGCCGCTCTACTGCTGCGATATTTGATGAAATGGGACTTTCCTATACACTTCCTTACTCACCCGATGAGATCGGATTGGCGGAGGCTATATTTGGATTAGATTATTCTTCATAA
- the hemB gene encoding porphobilinogen synthase produces the protein MLQRPRRNRKSAVIRDMIQENRLSTGNLIFPLFIVEGQNQKTAISSMPGIYRYSIDNLLREIESCMKLGLNSFDLFPAVEESLKDKFATESYRKGTLYLQAIEEVKKNFPEACVITDVAMDPYSSDGHDGIVENGEILNDETLVVLGKMALAHAHAGADIIAPSDMMDGRIGYIRNILDENGFTNVSLMSYTAKYASSFYGPFRDALGSAPKKGDKKSYQMNYANSREALIEAQLDIEEGADFLMVKPGLPYLDIIKSLHDNFDLPIAAYNVSGEYAMIKAAIGNGWLQETAILETLMSFRRAGATAILTYHAKEAIEKGWIK, from the coding sequence ATGTTACAACGTCCGAGAAGAAATCGTAAATCTGCTGTGATTCGCGATATGATTCAAGAAAACCGTCTAAGTACGGGTAATTTAATCTTTCCACTCTTTATTGTAGAAGGGCAAAATCAAAAAACAGCAATTTCATCTATGCCTGGTATCTATCGCTATTCGATTGATAACTTATTGCGTGAAATTGAAAGTTGCATGAAACTGGGATTAAATTCATTTGATCTGTTTCCTGCTGTTGAGGAGTCTTTGAAAGATAAGTTCGCCACTGAAAGTTATAGAAAGGGTACTTTATATCTTCAAGCCATTGAAGAGGTTAAGAAAAACTTTCCTGAAGCTTGTGTGATTACTGATGTTGCGATGGATCCTTACAGTTCGGACGGTCACGATGGTATCGTCGAAAATGGTGAAATCTTAAATGACGAAACATTAGTTGTTTTAGGAAAAATGGCTTTGGCTCATGCACACGCTGGTGCAGATATTATTGCTCCCTCTGACATGATGGATGGCCGCATTGGCTATATCCGTAATATCTTGGATGAAAATGGATTTACAAATGTGTCCTTGATGTCCTATACGGCAAAATATGCTTCATCATTTTATGGTCCATTTCGTGATGCCTTGGGTTCTGCTCCTAAAAAGGGAGACAAAAAGAGCTATCAAATGAACTATGCTAACAGTAGAGAGGCATTGATCGAAGCTCAACTTGATATCGAAGAAGGTGCGGACTTCTTAATGGTAAAACCTGGTTTGCCTTATCTGGATATCATTAAATCACTGCATGATAACTTTGATCTACCCATTGCCGCTTATAATGTTTCTGGCGAATATGCGATGATCAAAGCCGCTATCGGTAACGGCTGGCTGCAAGAGACGGCTATACTGGAAACGTTAATGAGTTTCCGCCGTGCAGGTGCTACAGCAATTTTAACCTACCATGCCAAAGAAGCAATAGAAAAAGGTTGGATTAAATAA